A region of Phycisphaerales bacterium AB-hyl4 DNA encodes the following proteins:
- a CDS encoding DUF899 domain-containing protein, producing the protein MTRPCCDSKAGQATPPETQLAHPPISDRASWRAARVQLLEKEKALTRQYDALNAERRRLPMVKLEKDYRFKGPAPRDAEATLLDLFQGRRQLIVYHFMFDPAWEQGCDGCTDFVDSLGDLTKLNERDTSFALVSRAPVATFDPYRQAKGWKHDWYSSFGSDFNYDFHATLDHTVAPIENNFREKPDSTFKGESHGLSVFFRMDRDIFHTYSSYARGVERLTDAYSLLDVTPYGRQEDFEDSPAGWPQKPTYG; encoded by the coding sequence ATGACGCGACCATGCTGTGACAGTAAAGCGGGCCAGGCGACACCGCCGGAAACGCAACTTGCGCATCCGCCGATTAGCGACCGGGCCTCCTGGCGGGCGGCGCGGGTGCAGTTGCTGGAGAAGGAGAAGGCGTTGACGCGGCAGTACGACGCGTTGAACGCCGAGCGACGTCGGCTGCCGATGGTCAAGCTTGAGAAAGACTACCGCTTCAAGGGCCCGGCGCCTCGCGACGCGGAAGCAACCCTGCTCGACTTGTTTCAGGGGCGACGACAGTTGATCGTCTACCACTTCATGTTCGACCCCGCGTGGGAGCAGGGGTGTGACGGCTGCACAGACTTTGTCGATTCGCTGGGCGATCTGACCAAGCTGAACGAACGCGATACGAGTTTCGCGCTCGTGTCACGCGCACCGGTTGCAACCTTCGATCCCTACCGCCAGGCGAAGGGCTGGAAGCACGACTGGTACTCGTCGTTCGGCAGCGACTTCAACTATGACTTTCACGCGACGCTGGATCACACCGTCGCGCCCATTGAAAACAACTTCCGCGAGAAGCCGGACTCGACCTTCAAGGGCGAATCGCATGGCCTGAGCGTGTTCTTCCGCATGGACCGCGACATTTTTCACACCTACTCGTCGTACGCGCGTGGCGTCGAACGGTTGACCGATGCCTACAGCCTGCTCGATGTGACGCCTTACGGTCGGCAGGAAGACTTTGAGGATTCGCCCGCCGGCTGGCCGCAGAAGCCGACGTATGGGTGA
- a CDS encoding TetR/AcrR family transcriptional regulator: MPRGRPREFDIEQALDTALEVFWRHGYEGTSLAQLSEAMDINLPSLYAAFGNKEALFTKVVDRYIEKPASYLLKAIQQPTARAVAEQAFRGAIDMISKPGAGDGCLLVHGALASGPTAASIREQLNNRRAGAEAAVCQRLEHAKAVGDLPADADPVQLARYLMTVIWGLSVQAAGGATRRQLKQTAALAMEAWPT, from the coding sequence ATGCCGCGAGGCCGACCGCGTGAATTTGATATTGAGCAGGCCCTGGACACCGCTTTGGAGGTGTTCTGGCGTCATGGCTACGAAGGCACTTCGCTGGCACAGCTCAGCGAGGCGATGGATATCAATCTGCCCAGCCTCTACGCGGCGTTCGGCAACAAGGAGGCGCTGTTCACCAAGGTCGTCGATCGCTACATCGAGAAGCCGGCGTCTTACCTGCTCAAGGCGATCCAGCAGCCCACCGCGCGGGCCGTGGCGGAGCAGGCCTTCCGCGGCGCGATCGACATGATCAGCAAGCCCGGTGCTGGAGACGGCTGCCTGCTGGTGCACGGCGCGCTGGCGTCAGGCCCGACGGCGGCGTCTATCCGCGAGCAGTTGAACAACCGCCGCGCCGGCGCGGAAGCCGCCGTCTGCCAACGCCTCGAACACGCCAAGGCGGTGGGCGACCTGCCTGCCGACGCCGACCCGGTGCAACTCGCCCGCTACCTGATGACCGTCATCTGGGGCCTGTCCGTTCAAGCGGCGGGCGGCGCGACGCGCAGACAGCTCAAACAGACCGCTGCGCTCGCGATGGAGGCCTGGCCCACGTAG
- a CDS encoding choice-of-anchor tandem repeat NxxGxxAF-containing protein: MAARKVCWVGACATTLTLFAFPAASVHAEEAGRTVNIAEIGSSLLNSDLTMGASMGGTTVNDAGQVLFLSRVQGTDNSNDNAYFIGSSEGLNLVALRHQELPNGGTLASFRGAVLNNAGDVAFAAAINDSGSDYRGIFVGSGDGLTQYARVDQELAAGDGGGSLTGGAMGNLQFNDAGRAIFTAGISHDGDGRRGIFSTSGAGLTELVREYQDISGTDGRPFWQTVASRPGPDFSSNNIGQAVFNAEVDAPAGVLNYFATFISNNGNVSLLSSSNDPLHIGNGERLHTITDTSINDDGVITFRGTIRNQDGNAIDNSLGYFRYDQGQITELVRQGDTVPDGDGTFNNLTTGNTLKHNDVGQMAFRSTVTDGPDGIFRASSDGVVQIARIGDALTDDATLSSLLSSAMIDINDSGTVAYRAVVTVGSQNRNAIYLSDGIDTVQAVRRGVPAGDTSIFSLVTTQEAGLNKHGQVAYRANGTGSAANQIVNLFTPDLHYRVSDDGSFDDGMNWTLSLTPGNPHDVFLASDSNVTVTADAGERNVNSLEIGGGAGQAALHLVQNSTINVAEQVTVKAGGTLGGEGSITGDVVNLSGFVSPGSSPGILSVTGDYTQDEDGTLLIEIGGLNAGIDYDVLDIGGDAVLGGELVLRFIDGFAPTQDDEFDFMQVFGDTFENFELVTIENLEDDFEYDIVGVGTLVALNDGTFIPEPGTLALLSMGGLMLVRRRSRG; this comes from the coding sequence TTGGCAGCGCGCAAAGTGTGCTGGGTCGGCGCTTGCGCCACTACGCTGACTCTTTTTGCTTTCCCCGCGGCGTCGGTTCATGCGGAGGAGGCCGGCCGGACGGTCAACATTGCCGAGATCGGCTCGTCGCTGCTCAACAGCGACCTGACGATGGGCGCCTCGATGGGCGGCACGACCGTCAACGATGCGGGGCAGGTGCTGTTCCTCTCGCGCGTTCAAGGCACGGACAACTCGAATGACAACGCCTATTTTATCGGTTCGTCCGAGGGGTTGAACCTTGTTGCGCTTCGCCATCAGGAACTGCCCAACGGGGGAACGCTGGCCTCGTTCCGAGGTGCTGTCCTTAACAATGCCGGCGATGTCGCGTTCGCGGCCGCGATTAACGACTCAGGCTCCGACTATCGAGGCATTTTTGTCGGCTCGGGAGACGGGCTGACACAGTACGCCCGCGTGGACCAGGAACTCGCTGCGGGTGACGGTGGCGGCTCCCTCACCGGCGGTGCGATGGGGAACTTGCAATTCAACGACGCCGGCCGAGCGATCTTCACCGCGGGGATCAGTCATGACGGCGACGGACGCCGAGGCATCTTCAGTACGTCGGGTGCGGGCTTGACCGAGTTAGTCCGCGAGTACCAGGACATTTCTGGCACCGACGGAAGGCCGTTCTGGCAAACCGTAGCGTCGAGGCCCGGCCCGGACTTCTCCAGCAACAACATCGGGCAAGCCGTGTTCAACGCTGAGGTCGATGCGCCGGCTGGTGTACTGAACTACTTTGCAACGTTCATCAGCAACAATGGGAATGTGTCGCTTCTCAGCAGCTCCAACGACCCATTGCACATCGGAAACGGCGAAAGACTCCACACCATCACGGACACTTCGATTAACGATGACGGCGTGATCACCTTTCGAGGGACCATACGTAACCAAGATGGCAATGCCATCGACAACTCTCTGGGTTATTTTCGCTATGACCAGGGGCAAATCACCGAACTCGTCCGCCAGGGCGACACCGTCCCCGATGGCGACGGCACGTTCAACAACCTGACGACCGGCAATACCTTGAAGCATAACGACGTCGGCCAGATGGCCTTCCGTTCCACCGTGACCGACGGGCCCGACGGCATCTTCCGAGCCTCGTCCGACGGAGTGGTTCAGATCGCCCGCATCGGCGACGCGCTCACTGACGATGCGACTCTCAGCAGCCTCCTGAGTAGCGCGATGATTGACATCAACGACTCGGGGACGGTCGCTTACCGCGCCGTGGTGACGGTGGGAAGTCAGAACCGCAACGCAATTTATCTGTCCGACGGCATCGACACGGTGCAAGCGGTGCGCCGGGGTGTCCCTGCCGGCGACACATCGATCTTCAGCTTGGTGACAACCCAGGAAGCGGGCCTGAACAAGCACGGCCAGGTCGCGTATCGCGCCAACGGCACGGGTTCGGCGGCCAATCAGATCGTCAACCTCTTCACCCCCGACCTGCACTACCGCGTCAGCGACGACGGCAGCTTCGACGACGGCATGAACTGGACCCTCTCGCTCACGCCGGGCAATCCGCACGACGTGTTCCTGGCCTCGGACTCTAACGTGACCGTCACCGCCGACGCAGGCGAACGCAACGTCAACAGCCTCGAAATCGGCGGCGGGGCCGGCCAAGCGGCGCTGCACCTCGTGCAGAACAGCACGATCAACGTCGCTGAGCAGGTGACCGTCAAGGCGGGCGGCACGCTGGGCGGCGAAGGTTCGATCACCGGCGACGTCGTCAACCTGAGCGGGTTCGTCTCCCCGGGCTCCTCCCCGGGTATCCTCAGCGTCACCGGCGATTACACGCAGGATGAAGACGGCACGCTGCTCATCGAGATCGGCGGCCTGAACGCTGGGATCGACTACGACGTGCTGGACATCGGCGGCGACGCGGTGCTCGGCGGCGAGCTGGTCCTGCGATTCATCGACGGATTCGCCCCTACGCAGGACGACGAATTCGACTTCATGCAGGTGTTCGGCGATACGTTCGAGAACTTCGAGCTGGTCACGATCGAAAACCTCGAGGACGACTTCGAATACGACATCGTCGGCGTCGGCACGCTGGTTGCGCTCAATGACGGGACATTCATTCCCGAGCCCGGCACGCTGGCCCTGCTGAGCATGGGCGGGCTGATGCTGGTGCGTCGACGCAGCCGGGGATAA
- a CDS encoding regulatory protein RecX, with product MSEPSQITAIKPTQRDPSRATVRVAGRVVATLPQQRIAELELEVGMPWTDTLAASVSEAAVYDKALRQAMNRLARRGRSRSELDRKLAQLGYEPNVRERVLDRLTELNFLDDDALGRALMREIQARKPAGPHLLRQKLRQKGLDRELVDRLVAETRESQDQAGDAADLLRRRLPAMARLDPATRKRRLYSLLARRGFDGDAIQSAFESLADEMNPPAD from the coding sequence ATGTCCGAGCCGTCGCAGATCACCGCCATCAAGCCCACGCAGCGCGACCCCAGCCGGGCCACCGTCCGCGTCGCCGGCCGAGTGGTCGCCACGCTGCCCCAACAGCGCATCGCCGAGCTGGAGCTGGAGGTCGGCATGCCGTGGACCGACACGCTCGCCGCCAGCGTCTCCGAGGCCGCGGTGTACGACAAAGCCCTTCGTCAGGCGATGAACCGCCTGGCCCGGCGCGGCCGCAGCCGATCGGAACTGGACCGCAAGCTCGCCCAGCTCGGCTACGAGCCGAACGTCCGCGAACGCGTGCTCGACCGCCTCACCGAATTAAACTTTCTCGACGACGACGCCCTGGGCCGTGCCCTCATGCGTGAAATACAGGCCCGCAAGCCTGCCGGCCCGCATCTGCTTCGGCAAAAGCTCCGCCAAAAAGGCCTGGACCGCGAATTGGTCGACCGCCTCGTCGCCGAGACCCGCGAGTCGCAGGACCAGGCCGGCGACGCAGCCGACCTGCTGCGACGCCGCCTGCCCGCCATGGCCCGCCTCGACCCGGCCACCCGCAAGCGTCGGCTATACAGCCTCCTCGCCCGCCGGGGCTTCGACGGCGACGCCATCCAGTCCGCCTTCGAATCCCTGGCCGACGAGATGAACCCGCCCGCCGACTGA
- a CDS encoding PEGA domain-containing protein: MPRPTLLLLLLTLALTGTACVQRTIHLTSEPSGALVHLNDEEVGRTPLSVPFTFYGKYDVRLEAEAHEPLWTAARARAPWWEYPGPDLIAEMIPGMRSDIHWHFSLIPAPAAEDVDEDALRDRARELRSSSRSGD, translated from the coding sequence ATGCCACGCCCAACCCTCTTGCTGTTGCTGCTCACGCTCGCCCTGACAGGCACCGCCTGCGTCCAGCGAACGATTCACCTGACCTCCGAGCCGAGCGGCGCCCTGGTGCACCTCAATGATGAAGAGGTTGGCCGAACGCCGCTGAGCGTGCCGTTTACGTTCTATGGCAAGTACGACGTCCGCCTCGAAGCCGAGGCCCACGAGCCGCTGTGGACCGCCGCCCGCGCCCGTGCCCCCTGGTGGGAGTACCCCGGCCCGGACCTGATCGCGGAGATGATTCCCGGCATGCGAAGCGACATTCACTGGCATTTCTCGCTCATCCCCGCCCCGGCCGCGGAGGACGTGGACGAGGACGCGTTACGCGATCGAGCTCGCGAGTTGCGGTCGAGCAGCCGATCGGGTGATTGA
- a CDS encoding SgcJ/EcaC family oxidoreductase codes for MMNTEAPAVANEARIRELVNSWVHAIREKDVDAVMRFYASQMTAFDAVPPLRISLEEYRHNWEQCFAFTKGELSFEVRDLTVFAGDDVAFAHCLTNIRGMGGDGESHDFWARTTLCFRKLDGEWRIAHTHDSAPFDCETGNALMDLKP; via the coding sequence ATGATGAATACCGAAGCCCCCGCTGTTGCAAACGAAGCACGGATACGCGAACTGGTTAATTCGTGGGTCCATGCGATACGCGAGAAGGATGTGGATGCGGTGATGCGTTTTTACGCGTCGCAGATGACTGCGTTTGATGCCGTACCGCCGTTGCGTATTTCGCTGGAGGAATATCGTCACAACTGGGAGCAGTGTTTCGCCTTCACCAAAGGTGAGCTTAGCTTTGAGGTGCGTGACCTGACGGTGTTTGCCGGTGACGACGTGGCGTTCGCTCATTGCCTGACCAACATTCGGGGCATGGGCGGCGATGGCGAGTCGCATGACTTCTGGGCGCGGACGACGCTTTGCTTCCGCAAACTGGATGGCGAGTGGCGGATCGCTCACACGCACGATTCGGCGCCGTTTGATTGTGAGACGGGCAATGCGTTGATGGATTTGAAGCCGTGA